Proteins encoded together in one Amblyomma americanum isolate KBUSLIRL-KWMA chromosome 1, ASM5285725v1, whole genome shotgun sequence window:
- the LOC144113615 gene encoding uncharacterized protein LOC144113615, which translates to MAVADVSAAMLVLIDGVETRAYALLDEHGTHMENDDGFLYETEGGLRISVLRVEEPIRNTPPPTVPAVVEDGSRLAPSPLRQTTPPVVWQPTPSPGPSCYSPPPSGHGERDAWNDRKSRFLITKYKKPRIALAERVALGNSPRC; encoded by the exons ATGGCCGTAGCAGACGTTTCCGCAGCCATGCTCGTCTTGATCGACGGCGTCGAGACACGGGCATACGCCTTGCTTGACGAGCACGGCACGCACATGGAAAACGATGATGGATTCCTTTATGAGACGGAAG GCGGCCTTCGCATCAGTGTACTACGTGTGGAAGAACCTATTCGCAACACACCTCCACCGACGGTACCGGCTGTCGTTGAGGATGGCAGTCGGCTCGCGCCGTCGCCTCTTCGGCAGACCACGCCGCCGGTAGTCTGGCAGCCCACGCCGTCGCCAGGGCCGTCGTGTTATTCGCCGCCACCGTCCGGCCACGGCGAACGCGATGCGTGGAACGACAGGAAATCAAGGTTCCTGATTACAAAATATAAGAAGCCAAGGATAGCATTGGCAGAAAGGGTGGCTTTAG